In the Primulina eburnea isolate SZY01 unplaced genomic scaffold, ASM2296580v1 ctg739_ERROPOS11973397, whole genome shotgun sequence genome, one interval contains:
- the LOC140821684 gene encoding phosphate transporter PHO1 homolog 6-like isoform X4 — protein MGFLVGCTFALIIALILIIRTRKILDKEGKVLYMETMFPLYSLFGFIVLHLVLYAGNIYFWRRYRVNYPFIFGFKQGTELGYNEILLVGFCISVLALACVLANLDMEINPVTKEYKAITELLPLGLVWVKRTSLPNQQELFNILMALAQSDVSLFIAAFSCHYAMPFHHYLPFKSFL, from the exons ATGG GATTTCTTGTAGGCTGCACATTTGCTCTTATAATAGCGTTAATATTAATCATTCGTACACGTAAAATTCTCGATAAAGAAGGCAAGGTTCTCTACATGGAAACCATGTTTCCTCTTTACAG TTTGTTTGGCTTCATTGTACTCCACCTTGTGTTGTATGCTGGAAACATATACTTCTGGAGGCGGTACCGAGTCAATTACCCGTTCATATTCGGCTTCAAGCAAGGAACCGAACTAGGATACAATGAGATTTTACTAGTCGGTTTCTGTATAAGTGTGCTAGCTCTAGCTTGTGTACTTGCTAATTTGGACATGGAAATAAATCCAGTCACAAAAGAATATAAAGCCATAACCGAGCTTCTTCCTCTCGGGCTCGTATGGGTAAAAAGAACCTCGCTTCCAAATCAACAAGAGCTATTCAACATTTTAATGGCCCTTGCTCAATCTGATGTTTCCCTTTTTATTGCAGCTTTTAGTTGTCATTATGCTATGCCCTTTCATCATTATTTACCGTTCAAGTCGTTTCTTTAA